CATCTGCGCCGACGATGTCGCCCGTGACCGTTTGCTCGGCTTCTGCCTCTCGAACGGGATTGCCGTAGAAAAGATGGACCACAAGCGTCCAAGTCTCGAAGATATTTTGACGGAGGAAATTGCCCGTGCAGACGCTTAAGCATATCGGCATTATTGCCCTCAATACGTTCCGCGAATCCATTCGCGACAAGATTCTTTATAACATTGGCTTTTTGGCGATTGCACTTACGCTTTTTAGCATTGTGCTTGGCGAGTGGTCGGTGTTTGACCGTGCCTATGTGATCAAGTCCACGACGCTTTCCGTGATGAGCCTTTCGGGCCTTCTGATTTCCATCTTTGTGGGCATTAGCCTTGTGCAAAAGGAAATCCAGCGGCGCACGGTGCTTACGCTTTTGTCAAAACCAATCAGCCGTGCCGCGTTCATCGTGGGCAAGTACTTTGGGCTTTTGGCGGTTGTCGCGGTGCATCTCGTGCTCCTCACGGGAATCTATTATGCGATTCTCTGGATTACAAGTTCTAGTCCGACGGTGAGCCTCTTGACGGCAATTTACCTCATCTTCTGCGAGATGGCGGTCGTGATTGCGGTCGCACTCCTGTTCAGCAGCTTCAGTAGCACGGTGCTTTCGGCGCTCTTTACGCTTGGCGTTTATTTTGCGGGCCATTTGAGCGACCAGCTTATGGAACAGGTCAAGTTTGCAAGCCGCATGGGCGAACTGCAAGGCGCCTCTTCTGCAATTCTTGAGAAGGCGGCGGTCGTGATTCACGCCGTGTTCCCTGGACTTTATCGCTTTAACGTGACGAACTATGTGGTACATGGGGTTGCGCTCCCGGACATGTATGTGTTCTGGAACAGCGTCTATGCACTCGGTTACATCGGCGTGTTCTTGGCCATCGCAAGTTGGTGGTTTAGCCGGAGGGATTTCCTATGAGAAATCAGTACATGGCAAAGGTCCTTGTGCACAACAAGGTTGTGTCCGAGGACCAGGTCAAGGCCCACTGGGGCGAAATCTCCGACTCGATGGATATCGGTCAGGTTCTTGTTCGTGCGGGAATCTTGAAACAGTCCATGTACGATAAGGTTCTTGCCTTTGTGAAGAACCTCGAAGCGAAAAACGCGAAGCCTGCTGAAAAGACTGTTGAAAAAACTGTTGAAAGGCCCGCGGTGTCTCCGTCTGCCGCAGCTCCCGCGCATCCCGCATCATCCCCGGTGCACCCTGCGGTTCCCGCACAGCCCGCTCCTGCCGCTCCCGCTGTTTCTACCGCGCCTGCTCCCAAGCCGGCGGAAGAACCCGCTATAAAGATTGAAGGCAAC
The genomic region above belongs to Fibrobacter sp. UWB4 and contains:
- a CDS encoding ABC transporter permease; protein product: MQTLKHIGIIALNTFRESIRDKILYNIGFLAIALTLFSIVLGEWSVFDRAYVIKSTTLSVMSLSGLLISIFVGISLVQKEIQRRTVLTLLSKPISRAAFIVGKYFGLLAVVAVHLVLLTGIYYAILWITSSSPTVSLLTAIYLIFCEMAVVIAVALLFSSFSSTVLSALFTLGVYFAGHLSDQLMEQVKFASRMGELQGASSAILEKAAVVIHAVFPGLYRFNVTNYVVHGVALPDMYVFWNSVYALGYIGVFLAIASWWFSRRDFL